One Spinacia oleracea cultivar Varoflay chromosome 4, BTI_SOV_V1, whole genome shotgun sequence DNA segment encodes these proteins:
- the LOC110789307 gene encoding F-box protein SKIP23, translated as MADWSELPSELLELISNLYKTSSNTRHFRSVCSYWRSSVLGKPSTHFLSPTIKSFNSDQSHDHSDSDLRLVKQTTFLLSLSSDPNSCWVIKTEENKPGLFRLFSPFSKRHFLNNLDRSILDLTNVYTFEIGSEYVLRNVISVNEKVAYHSRGNDSFTLLSIQNSTGKLVMYRSSSQEWAFLDDFALGYDDAGDFVYDWSLRYVDVAEYDGKYYAVTDLGRTVVIECEDDFSVEVNLMIKSITGGDKKCLVKSNCDLLLVDLYTCSDKGSLEVNAIDVFKLDKEEKRWVLLKSLGGCSIFLSNFSSLSTSTSLHGLKENCIYFSFKNFGRDFSEKKDGDDVDEYYDVDGMESSNIGVFEYDKGNFGSFEENFEDSKFLCWPPPSWVNLLT; from the coding sequence ATGGCAGACTGGTCTGAACTCCCTTCAGAACTGCTAGAACTGATCTCTAACCTCTACAAAACTTCTTCTAACACCCGCCATTTTCGGTCTGTCTGCTCTTACTGGCGCTCCTCTGTTCTTGGCAAACCATccactcattttctctctcccacCATCAAATCCTTCAATTCTGATCAATCCCATGATCATTCCGATTCCGACCTTCGCCTCGTCAAACAAACCACCTTCCTCCTCTCTCTCTCGTCTGACCCCAACTCTTGTTGGGTGATCAAGACCGAGGAGAATAAACCAGGGCTGTTTCGCCTCTTTAGCCCGTTCTCAAAGAGGCATTTTCTTAACAACTTAGACCGCAGCATTTTAGACCTTACAAATGTTTACACCTTTGAAATTGGTAGCGAGTATGTTCTTCGTAATGTTATTAGCGTGAACGAGAAAGTAGCGTATCACTCGAGAGGAAATGACAGTTTTACCCTCTTGTCAATCCAAAATTCCACTGGGAAATTAGTAATGTACCGGTCGAGTTCCCAAGAATGGGCCTTTTTGGACGATTTTGCCCTTGGGTATGACGATGCAGGCGATTTTGTTTATGATTGGTCGTTGCGTTACGTTGACGTGGCGGAATATGATGGGAAATACTACGCCGTGACCGATTTAGGTAGAACTGTAGTTATTGAATGCGAAGATGATTTTTCAGTCGAGGTTAACCTAATGATAAAGTCGATTACTGGAGGAGATAAAAAGTGTTTGGTGAAATCAAACTGTGATTTATTGTTAGTAGATTTGTACACCTGTTCAGATAAGGGATCCCTTGAAGTCAATGCAATCGACGTTTTTAAACTAGATAAAGAAGAAAAGAGATGGGTCTTACTTAAAAGTTTAGGGGGTTGTTCGATATTCTTAAGTAACTTTTCTTCATTATCTACTAGCACTAGTTTGCATGGGCTTAAGGAAAATTGCATATACTTTTCCTTCAAAAATTTTGGGAGAGATTTTTCAGAGAAAAAGGATGGAGATGATGTTGATGAGTATTATGATGTGGATGGTATGGAAAGTAGTAACATTGGAGTTTTTGAGTATGACAAGGGGAACTTTGGGTCGTTTGAAGAAAACTTTGAAGATTCGAAGTTCTTATGTTGGCCCCCTCCTTCTTGGGTCAATTTATTAACATAA